A region of Paenibacillus sp. JNUCC-31 DNA encodes the following proteins:
- a CDS encoding MTH1187 family thiamine-binding protein, with the protein MAIAEVTVIPIGTGTTSLSSYVADMQKVLENQRGITYQLTSMSTIIEGPLNEVFTAIAALHEAPFLSGAQRVSTSVKIDDRRDKPDASSVQKLQSVQDQLASRQARPN; encoded by the coding sequence GTGGCAATAGCAGAAGTGACTGTAATTCCAATTGGAACCGGGACGACCAGCTTGAGCAGTTATGTGGCGGATATGCAGAAAGTGTTGGAAAATCAGCGGGGCATTACATATCAGTTGACCTCCATGAGCACCATTATTGAAGGCCCGTTGAATGAGGTGTTCACCGCAATTGCGGCCTTGCATGAAGCTCCGTTTCTATCTGGAGCCCAGCGTGTTTCCACCTCCGTGAAGATAGACGACCGTCGTGACAAACCGGACGCTTCCAGTGTGCAGAAGCTGCAATCTGTTCAGGATCAACTGGCATCTCGTCAAGCTCGGCCCAATTAG
- a CDS encoding PsbP-related protein has translation MKKLITILALTALLSACGNSETTKTADTQTSEKASTTETSSAEAKATKYTTYSGEGFSFSYPDHWKSVDTSQLNVPALKAAFSNQEATQFADNVNFLIDANPSGETNPEAIANATVAYYEQNGQSIGVPEYKKTSYTKKPFKDYNAGVLEGTYNHPSGGEVVLIQYLIPSNAELYSLTLTYSKNYYEQKGKEQVNEILNSLVISSPIEQTKANTASLNQETVVTAADYFKELTPIITNDTAIMEQVSYDFFTAHDDLIPASTAEVRKKLKSLVDTKVTTKHLNKNVANYYEHFIQISGEVIEVEEDTSDGSTAAIVHIMDDNGNNVLAIYPSSTGDLLEGDYATVIGAPIANFSFENVGGGYTNATLIGAALVTAE, from the coding sequence ATGAAAAAGCTTATTACGATTTTGGCATTAACAGCATTGCTTAGTGCTTGCGGTAATTCAGAAACAACAAAAACAGCAGATACACAAACTTCAGAGAAAGCAAGTACAACCGAAACGAGCTCGGCCGAGGCTAAAGCTACTAAATACACTACATATAGTGGAGAAGGTTTCTCATTTTCATATCCGGATCACTGGAAAAGCGTAGATACAAGCCAATTGAACGTGCCAGCACTCAAAGCTGCTTTTTCTAACCAGGAAGCAACTCAATTTGCCGATAACGTTAATTTTCTTATTGATGCTAATCCGAGTGGTGAAACTAACCCCGAAGCAATAGCCAATGCAACTGTTGCCTACTATGAACAAAATGGGCAAAGCATTGGTGTTCCAGAGTATAAGAAGACCAGTTACACCAAAAAACCTTTCAAAGATTACAATGCAGGTGTTCTGGAAGGAACATATAACCACCCATCTGGAGGAGAGGTTGTCTTGATTCAATACCTGATTCCATCCAATGCTGAGCTTTATAGTCTGACATTAACCTACTCCAAGAACTATTATGAACAAAAAGGAAAAGAGCAAGTCAATGAAATTTTGAATTCATTGGTTATTTCCTCTCCTATTGAACAGACTAAAGCGAATACAGCTTCTTTAAACCAGGAGACAGTAGTAACTGCGGCTGATTATTTCAAAGAATTAACCCCGATCATAACTAATGATACAGCGATCATGGAACAAGTTTCTTATGACTTTTTCACAGCGCACGACGATTTAATCCCAGCCAGTACAGCTGAAGTTCGCAAAAAGCTTAAAAGTTTGGTGGATACCAAAGTGACAACCAAACATTTGAATAAAAATGTTGCGAATTACTATGAACATTTTATACAAATTAGCGGTGAAGTTATTGAGGTTGAAGAAGATACTTCTGATGGCTCCACAGCTGCTATCGTTCATATCATGGATGATAACGGAAACAATGTACTCGCCATCTATCCATCCTCCACAGGCGATCTGCTTGAGGGAGACTACGCTACCGTAATCGGTGCTCCGATCGCCAACTTCTCATTTGAGAATGTTGGAGGTGGTTATACCAATGCTACGCTCATTGGAGCAGCACTGGTGACTGCAGAATAG
- a CDS encoding ribonucleoside-diphosphate reductase subunit alpha: MPQVVTKPNNRQLAFDEMRISVYADRILEGLDMLDKERLVRGVNSKLRRDEVTGDEISNAFMMSALELVTKEEPNWKFAAARSLLTSLYKKAATNRRYKSYPEEPYGAFHPLLVDLVKKGIYREELLECYTKEQIDELAECIDYRNDLLFDYIGLLTLAERYLAHDFDGKVMELPQERYMVIAMYLMHQEPAEKRMDLVKEAYWAMSNMYMTAATPTMSNAGKKVAGQLSSCFIDTVDDSLEGIFDSNTDVARLSKMGGGIGVYLGKVRARGSDIRGHKNTSSGVIPWIRQLNNTAVSVDQLGTRKGAIAVYLDVFHKDILAFLDLKLNNGDERMRAHDVFHGICLPDLFMERVASRGEWSLFCPHETKKVMGWKDENGRPLGLEDFYDESVGEGAFREKYEEAVNHPLLSRITVQAIDIMKRVMKSQLETGTPYMFYRDTVNRANPNSAHGMVYSSNLCTEIMQNQSATVVEKEELVTKDGQTRIVISKVPGDFVVCNLNSIHLARAVPHDVLERLVPIQVRMLDNVIDINNIEVLQAQYTNSQYRAVGLGTFGLHHLLALEGIRWESEEAVTYNDNLYEKINYLLVKASMELSKEKGHYPKFQGSDWQTGKYFDQREYTTGERVGKFVTTDQWKELQTEVQQNGVRNAWLFAIAPNGSTSIIAGSTASIDPLYELLSYEEKTTYKIANPAPDLSEKTIWYYKTAFMVDQHASINMAAARQRHVDQAQSFNLYVRPDIKATEFLELHLHAWKAGLKSTYYVRSRALTIEECDSCAS, encoded by the coding sequence ATGCCACAAGTTGTGACCAAGCCGAACAACCGCCAGCTTGCCTTTGATGAAATGCGCATCTCGGTATATGCGGATCGTATTCTGGAAGGACTGGACATGCTGGACAAGGAACGTCTGGTACGCGGGGTAAACAGCAAGCTCCGTCGTGACGAAGTTACCGGAGACGAGATTAGCAACGCTTTTATGATGAGCGCACTGGAACTGGTAACAAAGGAAGAGCCTAACTGGAAATTTGCAGCGGCGCGCTCCCTGCTGACATCCCTTTACAAAAAAGCGGCCACAAACCGCAGATATAAGTCATATCCGGAAGAGCCATACGGCGCGTTCCACCCTCTTCTCGTAGATCTCGTGAAGAAAGGTATCTACCGTGAAGAATTGCTGGAATGTTACACCAAGGAGCAGATCGACGAACTTGCTGAATGCATCGACTACCGTAATGATCTGTTGTTTGACTATATCGGCTTGCTCACACTGGCAGAACGTTACCTCGCTCACGATTTTGACGGAAAAGTAATGGAGTTGCCACAAGAGCGTTACATGGTTATCGCCATGTACCTGATGCATCAGGAGCCTGCTGAGAAACGTATGGATCTCGTTAAAGAAGCGTACTGGGCCATGAGCAACATGTATATGACAGCAGCTACACCTACAATGTCCAATGCGGGCAAGAAAGTGGCCGGACAACTCTCCAGCTGCTTCATTGATACAGTAGACGATTCCCTTGAAGGAATCTTTGATTCCAACACAGATGTAGCGCGTCTGAGCAAGATGGGCGGCGGCATCGGCGTTTATCTTGGCAAAGTCAGAGCGCGTGGATCGGACATCCGGGGGCACAAAAATACAAGTTCTGGCGTTATCCCTTGGATTCGCCAACTGAACAACACTGCGGTCAGCGTAGACCAGCTCGGAACACGTAAAGGTGCGATCGCTGTTTATCTGGACGTCTTCCACAAAGACATTCTGGCCTTCCTCGATCTGAAGCTGAACAACGGTGACGAGCGGATGCGTGCGCATGACGTGTTCCACGGGATTTGCCTGCCAGATCTGTTCATGGAGCGGGTAGCCAGCCGCGGTGAATGGAGCCTGTTCTGCCCACATGAAACGAAAAAAGTGATGGGCTGGAAAGATGAGAACGGTCGTCCACTCGGACTGGAAGATTTCTATGATGAGTCCGTAGGCGAAGGCGCATTCCGTGAGAAATATGAGGAGGCGGTCAACCACCCGCTGCTGTCCCGGATCACGGTTCAGGCGATTGACATCATGAAACGTGTCATGAAATCCCAACTGGAAACGGGTACGCCTTACATGTTCTACCGGGATACCGTCAACCGTGCGAACCCGAACAGCGCACACGGCATGGTGTACTCATCCAACCTTTGTACCGAAATCATGCAGAACCAATCTGCAACTGTAGTTGAAAAGGAAGAGCTCGTAACCAAAGATGGACAAACCCGCATCGTGATTTCCAAAGTGCCGGGCGATTTCGTAGTCTGCAACCTGAACTCCATTCACTTGGCACGTGCAGTGCCGCATGATGTATTGGAGCGTCTGGTACCGATTCAGGTTCGTATGCTGGACAACGTTATCGACATTAACAATATTGAAGTGCTGCAAGCCCAATATACCAACAGTCAGTACCGTGCGGTTGGTCTGGGAACATTCGGACTCCATCACCTGCTTGCTCTTGAAGGCATTCGGTGGGAATCGGAAGAAGCAGTCACGTATAACGATAACCTGTATGAAAAAATTAACTATCTGCTCGTTAAAGCCAGCATGGAGCTATCCAAGGAAAAAGGTCATTATCCGAAATTCCAAGGTTCCGATTGGCAGACAGGCAAATACTTCGACCAACGGGAGTACACAACCGGTGAGCGCGTAGGCAAATTCGTTACAACCGACCAATGGAAAGAACTGCAAACGGAAGTACAGCAAAACGGTGTACGTAACGCCTGGTTGTTCGCCATTGCACCGAATGGTTCAACGTCCATCATCGCAGGTTCCACAGCCAGTATTGATCCACTTTACGAACTGTTGTCCTATGAAGAGAAAACGACATACAAAATTGCCAACCCGGCCCCTGACCTGTCTGAAAAAACGATCTGGTACTATAAAACAGCGTTCATGGTGGACCAGCATGCTTCCATCAATATGGCTGCTGCCCGTCAGCGCCACGTCGATCAGGCTCAAAGCTTCAACCTTTATGTACGTCCAGATATTAAAGCAACCGAGTTCCTGGAGCTTCACCTGCATGCCTGGAAAGCCGGCCTGAAATCAACCTATTATGTCCGCAGCCGTGCTTTGACTATTGAAGAATGCGATTCTTGTGCAAGCTAA
- a CDS encoding HD-GYP domain-containing protein: protein MEVYRSFILRLLRNYLIGSIAAVFVVGSVVMVSTLQLPNIQFIRLIIIVLISLLFMLVAELITLWAQLGPIRQFFASEHHEKADLTKMYESIHRFPGQTIYRILGPHMLGFSLPAAGLTIWMISTGGLEFPYGYVAVAAACALLIAVMHALIEYFLTVRTVRPLLLEVRRRGKEQHGIEPSLGGRVLVSIQRKFQLSTALIGLFPLLLFFLATFIRLQYMDSEFAKEYILWAVLIVVLGGGFALVGSWLLIRDVRGPVTELTEEMTRIQEGDLGRRTPDLYADEFSALISGFNMMINRLEMRQERNRQLLQSYFSTLAAALDARDKYTAGHSMRVAEYSILIGKLSGMNEEQADLLYKSALLHDIGKIGIPDEVLLKDGKLSDDEFAIIRTHPVLGESILLQIEPIDAMADFLPGVRSHHERYDGKGYPDGMVGEEIPLFGRIIAVADAFDAMTSDRPYRNGMSHEKALSILEEGKGTQWDPYFAGLFIDEWRRQQQQHVQEPAERGVS, encoded by the coding sequence TTGGAAGTATACCGTTCATTTATCTTACGTCTGTTGCGCAATTATCTGATCGGTTCAATAGCGGCTGTTTTTGTGGTTGGTTCCGTGGTTATGGTGTCTACATTACAACTACCAAACATTCAATTTATACGTCTTATTATCATTGTGCTGATTTCACTCTTGTTCATGCTTGTCGCTGAACTGATTACCCTATGGGCGCAACTTGGGCCCATTCGGCAATTTTTTGCATCAGAGCATCATGAGAAGGCTGATCTGACCAAGATGTATGAGAGCATCCACCGTTTTCCTGGACAAACGATTTATCGTATTTTGGGTCCGCATATGCTTGGCTTTTCCCTGCCGGCAGCCGGACTGACGATATGGATGATTTCTACCGGGGGACTGGAATTTCCGTACGGATACGTCGCAGTTGCAGCTGCGTGTGCGTTATTGATTGCCGTTATGCATGCCTTGATTGAGTATTTCCTGACCGTTCGGACGGTGAGACCATTGCTGCTGGAAGTTCGTCGCAGAGGCAAAGAGCAGCATGGCATAGAGCCATCGCTTGGTGGACGTGTTCTGGTTTCCATTCAGCGTAAATTTCAGCTGAGTACGGCACTGATTGGTTTATTTCCATTACTTCTGTTCTTCCTGGCTACATTTATCCGTCTTCAGTATATGGATAGCGAGTTTGCGAAAGAGTATATTCTGTGGGCAGTTCTTATCGTTGTGCTGGGCGGGGGATTCGCTCTTGTGGGAAGCTGGCTGCTGATTCGGGATGTTCGCGGTCCGGTTACGGAGCTGACTGAGGAGATGACCCGAATTCAAGAGGGGGATCTTGGCAGAAGGACCCCTGATCTGTACGCGGATGAATTTTCTGCACTGATCTCCGGATTCAATATGATGATTAACCGGCTTGAAATGCGACAGGAACGCAACCGGCAGTTGCTGCAGAGTTATTTTTCGACCCTGGCGGCTGCACTGGATGCACGGGACAAATATACGGCTGGTCATTCTATGCGAGTCGCAGAATATTCTATCCTGATTGGGAAGCTGAGCGGAATGAATGAAGAGCAAGCTGATCTGTTATACAAATCAGCGCTGCTGCATGATATTGGGAAAATCGGCATACCCGATGAAGTACTCCTGAAGGATGGAAAACTAAGCGATGATGAATTCGCCATTATTCGCACACATCCCGTGTTAGGGGAGAGTATTTTGCTACAGATTGAGCCGATCGATGCCATGGCAGACTTCCTGCCGGGTGTAAGATCTCACCACGAAAGATATGATGGCAAAGGATATCCGGATGGCATGGTTGGTGAGGAGATTCCGCTGTTTGGCCGTATCATTGCCGTAGCCGATGCATTTGATGCGATGACGTCTGACCGTCCATATCGGAATGGGATGAGCCATGAGAAAGCGTTATCTATTTTGGAAGAAGGAAAAGGGACCCAGTGGGATCCCTATTTTGCCGGTTTGTTTATTGACGAGTGGAGAAGGCAGCAACAACAGCATGTCCAGGAGCCAGCCGAGCGAGGGGTCAGCTGA
- a CDS encoding sigma-70 family RNA polymerase sigma factor has translation MYSFAYRIVGDPMTAEETVQELFLRVWNNAERYEASQGKLTTWMFAITRNIAVDMLRRKSKGAATTSVENETLAAYADEHTNTEEEIERKWEGVRIKEALSQLNGDQQQVIESIYYAGLTQQKVSSRFGIPLGTVKSRVRLAMRQLQKLLADAELHPDAGREGIHP, from the coding sequence GTGTATTCTTTTGCCTACCGGATCGTTGGTGATCCGATGACTGCAGAAGAGACTGTTCAAGAATTATTCTTGCGGGTCTGGAACAATGCGGAACGGTATGAGGCCTCACAGGGGAAGCTGACCACATGGATGTTTGCCATTACGCGCAACATTGCAGTGGACATGCTGAGGCGGAAATCCAAAGGTGCAGCTACGACCTCAGTGGAGAACGAAACACTGGCGGCTTATGCCGATGAACATACAAATACAGAAGAAGAAATAGAACGCAAATGGGAAGGTGTCCGAATCAAAGAGGCCCTGTCCCAGTTAAACGGTGATCAGCAACAGGTCATTGAATCGATCTATTATGCAGGCTTAACGCAACAGAAGGTATCCAGCAGATTCGGGATTCCGCTGGGTACGGTAAAGAGCCGTGTCAGGCTTGCCATGCGGCAGCTTCAGAAGCTGCTCGCCGATGCTGAATTGCATCCGGACGCGGGAAGGGAGGGCATACATCCATGA
- a CDS encoding phosphatase PAP2 family protein: MHLLKSKSYWLSLSLMLSLAVMGMFYDILNSPERGFSVLNSPIDRLIPYVPAMSIPYLAWYPFVFGVLAYLCAKDRLTYYRVLLSMNICVWICYLIYFNFQTMVPRPELTGTGLGASVVGWLYSQDRPYNCFPSIHALHSYLVMRAVLSVQNIRKQVKWFIVAGAALIILSTLMIKQHVIYDALGAVVLGECIFTIISGLALHRRRRKESKWTEGIS; encoded by the coding sequence GTGCACTTGTTAAAAAGCAAATCCTATTGGCTGTCATTAAGCTTAATGCTTTCCCTGGCTGTCATGGGAATGTTCTATGATATTCTGAATAGTCCGGAGCGCGGATTCTCTGTACTTAACTCCCCGATCGACCGGTTGATTCCTTATGTACCTGCCATGTCCATTCCATATCTAGCCTGGTATCCATTTGTTTTTGGCGTGCTGGCTTATCTATGTGCGAAGGATCGGCTCACTTATTACCGTGTCCTGTTATCCATGAATATCTGTGTCTGGATCTGTTATCTGATCTATTTTAATTTTCAGACTATGGTGCCCCGTCCCGAGTTAACAGGTACAGGTCTCGGCGCTTCTGTTGTTGGATGGCTATACAGCCAGGATCGTCCATATAATTGTTTTCCCAGCATTCATGCTCTTCATTCTTATCTGGTTATGCGTGCAGTTCTATCCGTTCAGAACATTCGAAAACAGGTCAAATGGTTTATTGTTGCGGGTGCAGCCCTGATTATACTGTCCACCTTAATGATCAAACAACACGTCATCTATGACGCTCTGGGCGCAGTTGTTCTTGGCGAATGCATTTTCACAATCATATCCGGACTTGCTCTTCACCGTCGGCGCAGAAAAGAATCGAAGTGGACAGAGGGGATCAGCTGA
- a CDS encoding stalk domain-containing protein: MKKVIIALSIGMLIGSSSMAVAATSKKVQATLANFKVIVNGQSKSVTSDQLLYKGNTYLQLREAAKILGYEVNYSSATRSIEFSAKSQSQADWITLIDLSASNGYQVNLKGDSADVYNISKNLKTILSVNANGLKEDEEKVVTAPSGNTVRIKKLQGSLVLNRADLKKAGLIL, translated from the coding sequence ATGAAAAAGGTAATTATTGCTTTATCCATCGGGATGTTGATCGGGTCCTCTTCCATGGCTGTTGCAGCTACCTCCAAAAAGGTACAAGCCACTCTTGCGAACTTTAAAGTTATCGTAAATGGCCAATCCAAGTCAGTAACATCTGATCAATTGCTCTATAAAGGGAATACATATCTCCAACTACGCGAGGCTGCTAAAATCCTCGGTTATGAGGTAAACTATTCAAGTGCAACCCGCTCTATTGAATTCTCTGCCAAAAGCCAATCCCAGGCAGATTGGATTACATTGATTGATTTGTCTGCATCTAATGGATACCAGGTTAATCTAAAGGGAGATTCAGCAGATGTATATAACATTTCTAAAAATTTAAAAACAATCCTCAGCGTTAATGCCAATGGTCTCAAAGAGGATGAGGAGAAAGTTGTAACCGCTCCATCCGGAAATACAGTTCGTATAAAAAAACTACAAGGATCCTTGGTACTAAACAGAGCTGATCTTAAAAAAGCAGGTTTAATTCTGTAG
- a CDS encoding anti-sigma factor, with amino-acid sequence MIERHEEWSDLAPVYVLGGLEAEEVAAFEAHLAHCDSCRQEVRELQEVTGFLPLAAEPVAPPPGMRARVLGNVLGHAQQSAKAKPAAPAKPEAPAVLQEDLAPQQEAAQPGQGLPPETAVPAARVEEAAQAQPWQPQGRARARSSRAWRVASAALAAAALVLGIYAGQLQGQINSLKQQAAGSSAAQEQLAQAQAQNALLQERLASAMQPAQGMQTGEAVRLNPATQDIVAQGLATIVIDSKGTHLVVQAENLPTLEGDEAFQVWLIKGDTPQNAGTFLSRDGTGAVYYTLDSANDYDTVAITLEPDAMGKEPRGTMILAAKIKG; translated from the coding sequence ATGATAGAACGACATGAGGAATGGTCTGATCTGGCGCCGGTGTATGTGCTGGGAGGACTCGAAGCGGAGGAAGTGGCAGCGTTTGAAGCGCATTTGGCCCATTGTGATTCTTGCCGCCAGGAGGTGAGGGAATTGCAGGAAGTCACTGGCTTCCTGCCACTCGCGGCGGAACCTGTTGCACCGCCGCCTGGCATGCGAGCACGTGTGCTGGGCAACGTGCTCGGCCACGCGCAGCAGAGCGCCAAGGCGAAGCCGGCGGCTCCTGCGAAGCCTGAAGCACCCGCGGTGCTTCAGGAGGATCTTGCGCCGCAGCAGGAAGCGGCGCAACCCGGGCAAGGCCTGCCGCCGGAGACGGCGGTGCCTGCAGCCCGGGTGGAAGAGGCTGCACAGGCACAGCCGTGGCAGCCACAAGGACGCGCGCGTGCGCGCAGCAGCCGCGCCTGGCGCGTAGCGAGCGCAGCCCTTGCGGCAGCGGCGCTTGTGCTTGGCATCTACGCCGGGCAGCTGCAAGGCCAGATCAATTCGCTGAAGCAGCAAGCTGCGGGCTCATCGGCTGCGCAAGAGCAGCTTGCTCAGGCACAGGCACAGAATGCGCTGCTGCAAGAGCGGCTTGCTTCAGCAATGCAGCCTGCACAGGGGATGCAGACAGGTGAAGCCGTCAGGCTCAATCCTGCCACGCAGGACATCGTGGCCCAAGGTTTGGCTACCATCGTCATTGACAGCAAGGGGACGCACCTTGTTGTACAGGCAGAGAACTTGCCCACGCTGGAGGGGGATGAGGCGTTCCAAGTTTGGCTGATCAAGGGGGATACTCCTCAGAATGCAGGGACATTCCTTAGTCGTGACGGTACGGGAGCAGTGTATTACACACTTGACTCTGCCAACGACTACGATACGGTTGCCATCACACTTGAACCGGATGCAATGGGTAAGGAGCCTCGCGGCACGATGATTCTGGCTGCCAAGATCAAAGGATAA
- a CDS encoding sporulation protein YjcZ, protein MSGVVGGYGGAWTSTGAILVLFILLVIITKSFWV, encoded by the coding sequence ATGAGTGGAGTTGTAGGTGGATATGGCGGCGCTTGGACATCGACTGGTGCCATTTTGGTTCTGTTCATTCTTCTCGTTATCATCACTAAATCTTTCTGGGTATAA
- a CDS encoding helix-turn-helix domain-containing protein: MPTLGERIKHLRELKGFSQKELSEKTNLTIVQLSRYENNHRKPDPDALCRLVNVLGTSADYLIGLTSNPIQSLNEQMSFYLDHPLHGVFLREFFNAPDQLKNETRQFFNFIMSSSDRNH; encoded by the coding sequence ATGCCTACTCTAGGTGAACGCATTAAACATTTAAGGGAACTGAAGGGTTTTTCTCAGAAGGAATTGTCTGAAAAAACGAACCTTACAATAGTTCAATTGTCCCGGTATGAAAACAATCATAGGAAACCTGATCCAGATGCTTTATGTCGTTTGGTGAACGTTCTGGGGACGAGTGCCGATTATCTTATCGGTCTAACCTCAAATCCAATTCAGAGTTTAAATGAGCAAATGTCTTTTTACCTGGATCATCCCTTACACGGAGTCTTTCTAAGGGAATTTTTTAATGCGCCTGATCAACTCAAAAACGAAACCAGGCAATTTTTCAACTTTATCATGAGCAGTTCAGATCGTAATCATTGA
- a CDS encoding ribonucleotide-diphosphate reductase subunit beta codes for MQLQKIFNTEAPNQSTRIIEGECSGILNWNDIRMPHMYKLYKVLLLNHWIADEIPMSKDASQFAQLDPEEQRTFKVNISLLAVLDSMQTMFVGDVKRYFTDSSLEAISAIIGQQEVVHNQSYSYVLSSIVSDREQKEIFEYWKHDPVLLDRNRFIADIYQTFRDNPSPQTFFQAMVADLVLEGIFFYSTFAFFYNLARDQKMMATSQMISYIQRDENQHCYFFAEVYKQLLVDFPELNTPENMDYVYKTIHRAVELETNWAHYTLSNVRGIDLNELEDYIKYIANKRLRLMGMEKAYEGVDVNCMPWIKPFSDEALNATKTDFFEAKSRNYGKVGDDNGFDDL; via the coding sequence ATGCAATTGCAGAAAATTTTCAATACCGAAGCGCCTAACCAGTCTACCCGTATCATTGAAGGTGAATGCTCAGGCATTCTGAACTGGAACGATATTCGCATGCCTCATATGTACAAGCTGTACAAAGTACTGCTGCTCAACCACTGGATCGCGGATGAAATCCCGATGTCCAAGGATGCTTCCCAATTTGCCCAATTGGACCCGGAAGAACAGCGCACATTTAAAGTCAACATCTCCCTGCTCGCTGTACTGGACTCCATGCAAACGATGTTTGTCGGTGACGTGAAACGTTATTTCACCGATTCCTCGCTGGAAGCGATCTCGGCAATCATTGGACAACAGGAAGTGGTACACAACCAATCGTACTCCTACGTCCTTTCTTCCATCGTATCTGATCGGGAGCAAAAGGAAATCTTTGAATACTGGAAGCATGATCCGGTGCTGCTTGACCGTAACCGGTTCATCGCCGACATCTACCAAACGTTCCGGGATAATCCGTCTCCACAGACGTTCTTCCAAGCCATGGTAGCCGATCTGGTACTTGAAGGTATCTTCTTCTATAGTACATTTGCCTTCTTCTATAATCTGGCCCGTGACCAGAAAATGATGGCAACCAGTCAGATGATCTCTTATATCCAGCGTGATGAAAACCAACACTGTTACTTCTTCGCTGAAGTGTACAAACAGCTGCTGGTAGACTTCCCTGAACTGAACACGCCTGAGAACATGGACTATGTATACAAAACAATCCATCGCGCTGTTGAACTTGAAACCAACTGGGCACACTACACACTCAGCAACGTACGCGGCATTGACCTGAACGAGTTGGAAGACTACATCAAGTATATCGCCAACAAACGTTTGCGCCTGATGGGCATGGAAAAAGCATACGAAGGCGTGGATGTGAACTGCATGCCTTGGATCAAACCATTCTCCGATGAAGCACTGAATGCAACCAAAACAGACTTCTTCGAAGCTAAATCCCGTAACTATGGTAAAGTTGGCGACGATAACGGATTTGACGATCTGTAA